The Fuerstiella sp. genome includes a window with the following:
- a CDS encoding DUF1573 domain-containing protein, with protein sequence MSSMARQTLRQQTVDLWKPSSCLIGIVILLSGCEDPGGPQSTSDLIRTVDHGDHTDEAENHTGTEVSPPPKVSPTGPWPKAVSAVQMYDFGRMRLHAPDKNHEFTISNEGEAPLELTTGDTTCQCTSFSIDRNHVPPGESATVTVQWKAEREDAAFRHAAKVQTNDPDNTELIYLITGIVETSIITKPAGAWSAGNLNGTTPGVIKTTMFSRIIPDLTIESISTDSEFTTVEYVPMTESDLRLNQALSGWNFNLTIQPDFPVGKLEDILTVAFHDSKADDVQVPVHARRLGNIRISPMRGTRFSDRTRLISLGQFPASRGHESSLMLIVNQDNFDEELKILEVESDPNFLKVALEPMGKPNGNVARYRMNISVAPIGLSSKRSSSDPGSIRIVTNHPMETEIVIRATFNAF encoded by the coding sequence ATGAGCAGCATGGCAAGACAAACTCTGCGACAGCAAACGGTAGACCTCTGGAAACCGAGTTCCTGTCTGATCGGAATTGTGATTCTGCTGTCCGGATGCGAGGATCCAGGTGGTCCCCAAAGCACCAGTGACTTAATCCGGACTGTCGATCATGGAGACCATACTGACGAAGCTGAAAATCACACCGGTACGGAAGTTAGTCCTCCGCCAAAAGTGTCGCCGACCGGTCCCTGGCCGAAAGCGGTATCAGCAGTACAAATGTACGATTTTGGACGTATGCGGCTCCACGCACCCGATAAAAATCATGAATTCACCATTTCCAACGAAGGAGAGGCTCCGCTGGAACTGACAACCGGAGACACCACATGTCAGTGCACCAGCTTTTCAATCGATCGAAATCACGTTCCACCTGGCGAATCTGCAACCGTCACAGTTCAGTGGAAAGCTGAAAGAGAAGACGCTGCATTCCGTCACGCTGCCAAGGTCCAAACCAATGACCCCGACAATACCGAACTCATATACCTTATCACAGGAATCGTAGAGACATCGATCATCACGAAACCGGCTGGTGCATGGTCCGCAGGAAATCTCAACGGAACTACACCTGGAGTTATTAAGACAACCATGTTTTCGCGGATCATTCCGGACTTGACCATCGAGTCCATTTCAACCGATTCAGAGTTCACTACGGTCGAATACGTCCCAATGACAGAATCAGATCTTAGACTGAATCAGGCCCTCAGCGGCTGGAACTTCAACCTGACCATCCAACCTGATTTCCCTGTTGGCAAGCTGGAAGACATCCTGACAGTGGCATTCCATGACAGTAAAGCAGACGACGTTCAGGTACCTGTACACGCACGACGTCTGGGCAATATCCGAATCAGCCCCATGCGGGGAACTCGATTTAGTGATCGGACACGACTCATCAGCCTCGGACAGTTTCCAGCTTCCAGGGGGCACGAATCCAGTCTGATGTTGATTGTGAATCAGGATAATTTCGATGAAGAACTCAAGATTCTCGAAGTCGAGTCGGACCCAAACTTCCTTAAAGTGGCCCTTGAGCCGATGGGAAAACCAAATGGAAACGTGGCTCGATACCGCATGAACATCTCCGTTGCACCCATTGGCCTGAGCTCCAAACGCTCCAGCTCAGATCCAGGAAGCATTCGCATCGTTACCAACCATCCGATGGAAACGGAAATTGTCATTCGTGCGACATTCAACGCATTTTGA
- a CDS encoding O-antigen ligase family protein: MIRTTAKMKRTGRSVADSFSTEPVGQFAVLASLLACEFHWPSLAAIEGDGLHLSFLWLAAVTAILQWKHWQNSDSPLDSGTGASGPSWRFRVTPGGLVTCGLMVLTVSIWLSTWNVFRVSGDRRAAINLAIAWTAIAACGWLCRLLASRQTVRQTLVSLIAGLACGLAVFGIWQSHVFYAREAESYLEKRRLLDSETNPLEAARIRQEFASAGILDGPGRDLFEERLLNSTEPFGPFALTNTLAGVLAVGLVLLSGGLISEWRVPQHDWKKLAIPILALIVVGWCLILTKSRTAWVGTGVGIILLLSRSNRQSDTSPSRLWSIFRIILTIAVPATLLFFAGILSGVIDREVLSESPRSLQFRLLYWIGTVGVIGEEPLFGAGPGNFRQLYLTHKPVQSSESIMDPHNFLLDAWCFAGIVGFAGMLLIVAGIARSIRSVPPDRGTTVQSNILPVVPGIIGCLFLHFGWHWLTGGAFGYPEAMSATAILLAAVVGAAAGKLPWNPLGPAAGCITLLVHLLGAGGLQITTLWFLLIALAMVAAPASQHKHDSSPVRRPGLSPFLESVIWAAAAAATLIWGLMPVHSARVQFSTGQLRFRTGDNGGAQHAFELAAAADPWSPIIRQHIVRTAAYSLMRQDPQQTAGKAGIPDSKINTIESACANYIASDKRRIDARLTRALVYHQVYQLTGQHEYIEHSLDDFRQVVAWHPTNAAFRVQLALLEEAAGQISAACATAGRAKDIESVNRAWGHSDQYLSVEDIRNMNRIISGVIQ, encoded by the coding sequence ATGATCCGTACCACAGCAAAAATGAAGAGAACAGGCCGGTCGGTTGCGGATTCGTTCTCAACAGAACCCGTCGGACAGTTTGCAGTTCTGGCATCATTGCTGGCCTGTGAATTTCACTGGCCGTCGCTGGCTGCAATTGAAGGTGATGGGCTGCATCTGTCTTTTTTGTGGCTTGCCGCAGTTACCGCAATCCTGCAGTGGAAACATTGGCAGAATTCGGACTCTCCGCTCGATTCGGGAACCGGGGCCTCAGGACCATCATGGAGATTCCGGGTCACGCCTGGTGGCCTTGTGACTTGCGGCTTAATGGTTCTTACTGTCAGTATCTGGCTTTCAACGTGGAATGTCTTTCGGGTTTCAGGGGACCGACGTGCCGCGATTAATCTGGCAATTGCGTGGACCGCGATTGCTGCCTGTGGCTGGCTGTGCCGTCTGCTGGCGTCGCGTCAGACCGTTCGGCAAACACTGGTCAGTCTGATCGCCGGCCTGGCTTGCGGACTGGCCGTGTTCGGTATCTGGCAAAGTCATGTCTTCTACGCTCGTGAAGCAGAGTCATATCTCGAGAAACGCAGGCTTCTTGACAGCGAAACCAATCCGCTGGAAGCAGCGAGGATCCGGCAGGAGTTCGCAAGTGCAGGAATTCTGGATGGCCCAGGACGTGACTTGTTCGAAGAACGGCTTTTGAACAGTACAGAACCGTTCGGTCCGTTCGCGCTCACAAATACACTGGCAGGAGTTCTCGCAGTCGGACTGGTGCTGCTGAGTGGCGGACTGATATCCGAATGGCGGGTCCCTCAACATGACTGGAAGAAACTGGCAATCCCGATTCTGGCACTCATTGTGGTCGGCTGGTGCCTCATTCTGACGAAAAGCCGAACAGCCTGGGTAGGAACCGGTGTTGGAATCATTCTGCTGCTGAGCAGAAGTAATCGTCAGTCAGACACATCTCCGTCCAGACTGTGGTCGATTTTTAGAATCATTCTGACGATCGCGGTTCCGGCAACACTGCTGTTTTTCGCCGGGATCCTGTCCGGCGTCATCGACCGTGAGGTTTTGTCTGAGTCACCACGATCTTTACAGTTTCGCCTGCTGTACTGGATTGGAACTGTCGGTGTCATCGGTGAAGAACCGCTGTTTGGAGCGGGACCGGGGAACTTTCGGCAGCTGTATCTGACACACAAGCCTGTGCAGTCAAGCGAGTCAATTATGGATCCTCACAATTTCCTGCTGGACGCATGGTGCTTCGCAGGAATTGTGGGGTTTGCGGGAATGCTGCTGATCGTTGCAGGTATCGCTCGCTCTATTCGGTCAGTCCCCCCGGACCGCGGCACAACAGTACAATCCAACATCTTACCAGTCGTCCCGGGAATCATCGGTTGCCTTTTCCTGCATTTTGGATGGCACTGGCTGACGGGGGGTGCATTCGGGTATCCGGAAGCAATGAGCGCCACTGCGATTCTGCTGGCCGCAGTTGTCGGGGCTGCGGCTGGCAAGCTCCCGTGGAATCCACTGGGACCCGCGGCAGGATGTATTACATTGCTTGTGCATCTACTGGGAGCAGGCGGACTTCAGATCACCACACTGTGGTTTCTTCTGATCGCACTGGCCATGGTCGCGGCGCCGGCGTCACAACACAAGCATGACTCTTCTCCGGTACGCCGTCCCGGGTTGAGTCCGTTCCTTGAGTCCGTGATTTGGGCAGCCGCTGCGGCCGCTACACTGATTTGGGGACTCATGCCCGTCCACTCAGCACGGGTTCAGTTCAGCACCGGTCAGCTGCGATTCAGGACCGGGGACAACGGCGGTGCTCAGCACGCATTTGAACTGGCCGCGGCTGCCGACCCCTGGTCCCCGATCATTCGCCAACACATTGTAAGGACTGCAGCGTATTCACTTATGCGGCAAGACCCACAGCAAACTGCGGGGAAAGCCGGCATCCCGGACAGTAAGATAAATACGATTGAATCGGCGTGCGCCAACTACATCGCGAGCGATAAACGCCGAATTGATGCGAGGCTCACACGAGCCCTGGTGTATCATCAGGTCTATCAGCTCACCGGTCAGCATGAATACATTGAACACAGTCTTGACGATTTCAGACAGGTGGTTGCGTGGCATCCCACAAATGCTGCGTTCCGAGTACAACTGGCCCTTCTGGAAGAGGCTGCAGGACAGATTTCCGCAGCCTGTGCAACTGCCGGAAGGGCCAAGGATATCGAATCAGTAAATCGGGCATGGGGGCACAGTGACCAATACCTCTCGGTCGAAGACATCAGAAACATGAACCGAATTATTAGTGGTGTAATACAATGA
- a CDS encoding undecaprenyl/decaprenyl-phosphate alpha-N-acetylglucosaminyl 1-phosphate transferase produces MEVLSFLTACLIAAFFPSCFCVPLIRALAPRMGLVDQPGRRKVHQHPTPLGGGIALAIGIAAPMFALYLAPAQVVRISSGFQTLLSTLDDNPTLSHQMTAIVAGGTILFLVGLADDRWNIPWQFRLLTQLGVATSVTAAGIQATVFVTQPWIGFAVTVLWIVVLTNALNFLDNMDALSAGISLIACMVFAGILLTLVPTPHWVVAFGLLITSGALGGFLVWNRPPASIFMGDSGSNLIGFLLATLTVSGTFYETSGSRHVILAPLCVLAIPLYDFCTVILIRLRHGRSPFHGDKSHFSHRLVDVGLKPAHAVLTIHLATLMTGLGGLLLYKIKDWTGAFMVIALIFCVLSVVAILETAGRRSAKRHREAMASRSVDLNPTSGQVSMCETANTSSAPQDSSVN; encoded by the coding sequence ATGGAAGTGTTAAGTTTCCTGACAGCATGTTTGATTGCTGCATTTTTTCCCAGCTGTTTTTGCGTTCCACTGATCCGTGCGCTCGCACCTCGAATGGGCCTCGTCGACCAGCCTGGACGCCGCAAAGTTCATCAACATCCCACACCACTGGGCGGTGGTATTGCGTTGGCAATCGGGATTGCGGCACCAATGTTCGCGTTGTACCTGGCACCGGCACAGGTTGTTCGCATTTCGTCAGGCTTCCAAACACTTTTGTCAACACTGGACGACAATCCGACACTGTCTCACCAAATGACAGCGATTGTCGCCGGCGGAACAATACTGTTTCTGGTGGGGCTGGCTGATGACCGATGGAATATTCCGTGGCAATTCCGTTTGCTGACTCAGTTGGGTGTTGCAACCAGCGTCACCGCAGCCGGTATTCAGGCAACAGTATTTGTCACACAACCCTGGATCGGATTCGCAGTGACCGTTCTGTGGATTGTGGTTCTCACTAATGCTCTCAATTTCCTGGACAACATGGATGCGTTATCAGCCGGAATCAGTCTGATAGCCTGTATGGTGTTTGCCGGAATTCTGCTCACTCTGGTCCCGACTCCACACTGGGTTGTGGCTTTTGGCCTGTTGATCACATCCGGAGCACTTGGTGGTTTTCTGGTTTGGAATCGACCTCCGGCATCAATATTCATGGGAGATTCAGGCAGCAATCTGATCGGATTTCTTCTGGCAACACTAACCGTATCCGGTACGTTTTATGAGACCTCCGGAAGTCGCCACGTCATCCTTGCACCACTGTGTGTTCTGGCCATACCACTGTATGACTTCTGCACTGTAATCCTGATTCGGCTGCGTCATGGCCGCAGTCCGTTTCATGGCGACAAGAGTCATTTTTCACACCGTCTGGTTGACGTTGGACTGAAACCGGCTCACGCGGTGCTCACAATTCACCTGGCAACACTGATGACAGGTCTTGGCGGATTATTGCTGTATAAGATAAAGGACTGGACCGGTGCGTTCATGGTAATCGCTCTGATCTTCTGTGTACTTTCTGTAGTCGCAATTCTGGAAACCGCCGGACGAAGGTCTGCCAAAAGACACCGGGAGGCGATGGCATCCCGGTCAGTAGATTTAAATCCAACATCCGGACAGGTGTCAATGTGTGAGACTGCGAACACGTCATCTGCTCCACAAGACAGTTCTGTAAACTGA
- a CDS encoding penicillin-binding protein activator LpoB produces MDTRPEAWTALLVVFGTFALIGCRSHQHARILSATDKDMVGSHEAGAATWKPLIDESVVRLLGRSVDSVETVSYTTSGGVPVRTVCFAGVENRSSEPLGDFREQIYEHIDSLVGQSPGFRMISRRYVEAAMKDIRCRPDALILPANQRQLQAALERVEQPFDYLLFAQVTSGTTETNGDYQRDYLLTLELLDIHTGVAIKESAQLRKGYHRSYVGKLRYKLMSSP; encoded by the coding sequence ATGGATACACGGCCAGAAGCATGGACCGCGCTACTGGTGGTTTTTGGGACGTTCGCGCTCATCGGATGTCGCAGTCATCAGCATGCCCGGATACTTTCGGCTACCGACAAAGACATGGTGGGAAGTCACGAGGCTGGTGCCGCAACCTGGAAGCCGCTGATCGATGAATCAGTGGTCAGACTCCTGGGCCGGTCTGTCGACAGTGTCGAAACCGTTTCATATACAACTTCGGGTGGCGTACCGGTTCGTACCGTATGTTTTGCAGGTGTGGAAAATCGAAGCAGCGAACCGTTGGGAGATTTTCGTGAGCAAATCTACGAACACATTGACTCACTCGTGGGCCAGTCTCCCGGTTTTCGGATGATCAGTCGGCGATATGTTGAGGCAGCGATGAAGGATATTCGCTGCCGACCGGACGCACTGATTCTGCCTGCGAATCAGAGACAGCTTCAGGCCGCGCTTGAACGAGTCGAGCAGCCTTTTGATTATCTGCTGTTCGCGCAGGTGACCTCCGGGACAACAGAAACCAACGGTGACTATCAGCGTGACTACCTGCTGACGTTGGAGCTTCTGGACATTCACACAGGAGTCGCCATCAAGGAGTCGGCACAGCTTCGCAAAGGGTATCATCGATCCTATGTTGGTAAGCTTAGGTACAAGTTGATGTCGAGTCCGTAA
- a CDS encoding DUF1573 domain-containing protein, which translates to MKIGILASICVSALLMPHAVSDDWARPMIETKKIDFGVIATGSEVKKLVEIRNIYNLSVHISEVTTTCGCSAATPGRTTIEPGQTGTVEVKMNTHKFRQKKDSNLIIRFDAPRYAEIRIPISAYIRSDVVFDPGLVRFNNVDLGQGDTSTVNIRYAGRPDWNIVDVRTDNPHLTARLIPGQRSNGRMDYRLLVKLNSTAGAGRLRDLITIVTNDRNNPYVPLMVEGIVIPDITVTPSLVKLRPVQAGNTIRQRIVVKGKKPFRIAAIDCDGMSDCFEVTVPAEKRTVHVVPVQFSAPPDRGHFEDELIIRIAGRSEPLRLPVSGVIN; encoded by the coding sequence ATGAAAATTGGAATTCTTGCAAGCATCTGTGTGTCGGCCTTGCTCATGCCACACGCCGTTTCGGATGACTGGGCGAGGCCAATGATCGAGACCAAGAAAATCGATTTTGGCGTGATCGCGACCGGATCCGAGGTAAAGAAACTGGTTGAGATCCGAAACATCTACAACCTCAGCGTTCATATTTCGGAAGTGACAACAACATGTGGATGTTCTGCCGCCACGCCTGGCCGGACAACGATTGAACCGGGACAAACCGGAACAGTTGAAGTCAAAATGAACACTCACAAATTCCGACAGAAGAAAGATTCCAACCTTATTATTCGCTTTGACGCACCTCGCTACGCTGAAATACGAATTCCCATCTCGGCATACATTCGCAGTGATGTTGTCTTTGATCCCGGACTGGTGCGATTCAACAATGTTGACCTTGGTCAGGGCGATACCTCAACAGTGAACATCCGGTACGCCGGTCGGCCGGACTGGAACATTGTCGATGTCAGGACTGACAACCCCCATTTGACAGCACGTCTGATTCCCGGACAGCGCAGTAACGGTCGTATGGATTACCGATTACTGGTCAAACTGAACAGCACGGCAGGTGCCGGACGTCTGCGGGATCTGATCACGATCGTCACCAACGACAGAAATAACCCGTACGTTCCCCTGATGGTCGAAGGAATAGTCATACCGGATATTACGGTCACTCCTTCTCTGGTGAAGTTACGACCGGTCCAGGCGGGCAACACGATCCGGCAGCGAATCGTCGTCAAAGGGAAAAAGCCATTCCGAATCGCAGCAATAGACTGTGACGGAATGTCAGACTGCTTCGAGGTCACAGTTCCGGCGGAAAAAAGAACGGTGCATGTAGTGCCTGTTCAATTCAGCGCACCACCGGACCGCGGTCATTTTGAAGATGAATTGATCATTCGCATTGCAGGTCGTTCAGAACCACTGAGACTTCCTGTGAGCGGAGTCATTAATTAG
- a CDS encoding HAD hydrolase-like protein, whose translation MPQRVVFFDIDGTLLASGGAGQKAMESALIEEFRIQFPFEGVLTAGRTDYGIVTDIFDRYQIAHSDKQYERFRCAYLERLPDNLQTSSGQVLPGVAELLATLSSNEDLVLALITGNYSEGAWIKLRHFRLDRYFKFGGFGDCHANRNLVAESARVTAESELGSPVPGHHCCVVGDTPADIECARSIGAMAIAVATGTFNIDELAANSPDHVFVDFRNVNLTIDRITAILH comes from the coding sequence ATGCCGCAACGTGTTGTATTCTTTGACATCGACGGGACACTGCTGGCATCGGGGGGAGCCGGCCAAAAGGCGATGGAAAGTGCCTTGATCGAAGAATTTCGGATTCAGTTTCCGTTTGAAGGTGTTCTGACAGCCGGTCGTACCGACTACGGGATTGTAACCGACATTTTCGATCGATATCAGATCGCTCACTCGGACAAACAGTATGAGCGTTTTCGATGTGCATACCTGGAGCGACTTCCGGATAATCTGCAGACCTCGTCGGGTCAGGTATTGCCCGGTGTGGCAGAGTTGCTGGCAACGCTGTCTTCGAATGAAGACCTTGTACTTGCTTTGATAACGGGCAACTATTCGGAAGGAGCCTGGATCAAACTCCGACACTTCCGGCTGGACCGGTATTTTAAATTCGGTGGATTTGGAGATTGTCACGCCAATCGAAATTTGGTTGCAGAATCGGCCAGAGTGACCGCAGAATCTGAGCTGGGTAGTCCGGTTCCCGGGCATCACTGCTGTGTGGTGGGCGATACGCCGGCGGATATCGAATGTGCCAGATCCATTGGAGCGATGGCGATTGCAGTCGCAACCGGCACGTTCAACATTGATGAACTCGCCGCAAACAGTCCCGATCATGTGTTTGTTGACTTTCGTAATGTGAACCTGACCATTGACAGGATCACTGCCATCTTGCATTGA
- the alaS gene encoding alanine--tRNA ligase has product MKTDEIREKYLVFFESKGCIRRPSDVLVPRDDPTVLFTPAGMNQFKNEFMGIGNLEFTRAATCQKCLRTGDISNVGVTAYHHTFFEMLGNFSFGDYFKREAIHWAWEFLTGSDWLGLEKDRLTVSVYKGAHGFDEEAFNIWKDEIGLSANRIALLEEDENYWPASAPSKGPDGVCGPCSEIFYQPAGFDGDVEIWNLVFTQFNRVGDPPDNLRPLPAKNIDTGMGLERTAAALQGVISNFDNDVFRPLCLASAEITGVEYRFDAPQGRPIRRIADHLRAVSFCIHEGVIPDTEKENYIVRQLLRRASLEGYLLGKREPFLYQIVPAVVDVMKAAYPDLTETVESVQNTIREEEDHFFGTIERGLARFDQFAARANSDDGVIRGEDAFALHTEDGFLIELTEAIAEDRGLKVDRTHYDELTGEHAKISRGGKETSVMVAGPLDLIRKQHGDTVFLGYDAFTSESTVIGLIHNNCGVDSIPGGTRGSFGIVLDQMPFYGESGGQVGDVGRLTGDGICVEISDCQKHNQTLFVLEGRLTTGSLAVGDEVHAEVDETRRTGIRRAHSATHILHHALHQILGEKATQRGSKVEEDALRFDFAHRQAMTPEEIRQVEDIVNVRITGGASVETELLPIEEARARGAMALFGEKYPDEVRVVTMGDFSVELCGGTHVANVGQIGLCRISSEEPVAKGVRRITAVTGPRALKKGRDADELLLQLQRVLKANQPADLPPRVDALQSQLRDLKNQVAVLSSASVSEEIDDLVNGAEHVGDVKIVAEQVHNATRESLRDYVDQLRDRHSPIAVILAGEVDGKVALIAAVSKPLVKEKGLNAGQAVKVAAQKAGGGGGGRPDIAEAGAKQLDRITEAITAGKKAFQEQLG; this is encoded by the coding sequence ATGAAAACTGATGAAATTCGCGAAAAATACCTTGTGTTCTTTGAGTCTAAAGGCTGCATTCGCCGTCCCAGTGATGTCCTGGTGCCTCGGGATGACCCTACGGTACTGTTCACGCCGGCGGGTATGAATCAGTTCAAGAACGAATTCATGGGGATCGGTAACCTGGAATTTACAAGAGCTGCCACCTGCCAAAAGTGTCTGCGTACCGGTGACATCAGCAATGTGGGAGTCACTGCCTATCATCACACATTTTTTGAAATGCTTGGCAATTTTTCTTTTGGAGACTACTTCAAACGTGAGGCAATTCACTGGGCGTGGGAATTCCTTACCGGTTCAGACTGGCTGGGTCTTGAAAAGGATCGACTGACGGTCAGCGTGTATAAGGGAGCCCACGGTTTCGACGAAGAGGCCTTTAATATCTGGAAAGATGAGATTGGTCTGTCCGCGAATCGTATTGCACTTTTGGAAGAAGACGAGAACTACTGGCCGGCCAGTGCGCCCAGTAAGGGGCCCGACGGTGTCTGTGGTCCCTGCAGTGAGATCTTCTATCAGCCTGCGGGTTTCGATGGTGACGTTGAGATATGGAACCTGGTGTTCACGCAGTTCAATCGAGTTGGTGATCCGCCTGACAATCTGCGACCGCTGCCCGCAAAAAATATTGATACGGGAATGGGACTGGAACGAACGGCCGCTGCACTTCAGGGCGTGATCAGTAATTTCGACAACGACGTGTTCAGGCCATTGTGTCTGGCATCTGCCGAGATCACAGGAGTCGAGTATCGTTTTGACGCACCGCAGGGACGACCGATTCGACGAATAGCGGATCATCTTCGAGCGGTTAGTTTTTGCATTCATGAGGGGGTGATCCCCGACACAGAGAAGGAAAACTATATCGTGCGTCAGTTGCTTCGACGTGCATCGTTGGAAGGTTACCTGCTGGGAAAACGTGAGCCGTTCCTGTATCAAATTGTGCCCGCCGTCGTTGATGTGATGAAAGCCGCTTACCCGGATCTGACGGAAACGGTTGAAAGTGTGCAGAACACGATCAGGGAAGAAGAAGACCATTTTTTTGGTACAATTGAACGAGGACTTGCCCGATTTGATCAGTTTGCGGCACGAGCTAATTCCGATGACGGTGTGATTCGCGGAGAAGACGCGTTTGCACTTCATACTGAAGACGGATTTTTGATTGAACTGACCGAAGCGATTGCGGAGGACCGGGGGCTTAAAGTTGATCGGACCCATTACGATGAACTGACCGGTGAGCATGCGAAAATCAGCCGCGGAGGCAAAGAAACGTCGGTCATGGTGGCTGGTCCGCTCGACCTGATTCGCAAGCAGCACGGTGACACCGTGTTTCTTGGCTACGATGCTTTTACGTCAGAATCAACTGTTATCGGTTTGATCCACAACAACTGTGGTGTTGACAGTATTCCGGGCGGTACACGAGGAAGCTTTGGAATTGTTCTGGATCAGATGCCGTTTTACGGCGAGTCAGGCGGGCAGGTTGGAGATGTCGGCAGACTGACCGGCGATGGTATCTGTGTGGAGATTTCAGACTGTCAAAAACACAACCAAACATTATTTGTTCTTGAAGGCCGACTGACCACCGGGAGTCTTGCAGTCGGAGATGAGGTGCACGCTGAAGTTGATGAAACACGTCGAACCGGAATTCGGCGTGCTCATTCCGCAACCCACATCCTGCATCATGCACTGCACCAGATACTGGGAGAAAAAGCGACGCAGCGAGGCTCCAAAGTTGAAGAAGATGCCCTGCGGTTTGACTTTGCCCACCGGCAGGCCATGACACCAGAGGAAATTCGACAGGTTGAAGATATTGTCAACGTCAGGATAACAGGTGGTGCTTCCGTAGAAACAGAACTGTTGCCAATCGAAGAAGCCCGCGCACGTGGTGCGATGGCTCTGTTTGGCGAGAAATATCCGGACGAAGTTCGTGTCGTGACAATGGGTGATTTCAGTGTCGAACTTTGTGGTGGTACACATGTTGCGAATGTCGGTCAGATCGGATTGTGCCGTATTAGCTCCGAAGAACCTGTGGCCAAAGGTGTTCGCCGAATTACGGCTGTCACAGGTCCGCGAGCTCTGAAAAAGGGACGTGATGCCGACGAACTGTTGCTGCAGCTTCAACGGGTACTGAAGGCCAACCAGCCTGCCGATTTGCCGCCACGTGTGGACGCCCTGCAGAGTCAGTTGCGCGATCTCAAAAACCAAGTGGCCGTACTGTCGTCGGCTTCCGTATCCGAGGAAATCGATGACCTGGTTAACGGTGCTGAACATGTCGGCGATGTGAAGATCGTGGCAGAGCAGGTGCATAACGCGACACGTGAATCACTTCGAGACTACGTGGATCAGTTGCGCGACAGGCACAGTCCGATAGCAGTGATTCTTGCGGGCGAAGTGGATGGAAAAGTTGCCCTCATTGCAGCTGTGAGCAAACCTCTGGTGAAAGAAAAGGGTCTCAATGCCGGTCAGGCAGTGAAAGTCGCGGCTCAGAAGGCGGGTGGTGGTGGTGGTGGCCGCCCCGACATCGCTGAAGCCGGGGCAAAACAACTGGACAGAATCACTGAAGCGATTACTGCGGGTAAGAAAGCTTTTCAGGAACAGCTCGGATGA
- a CDS encoding dihydrodipicolinate synthase family protein, with translation MPHQRLQGIFTPNLVPYTSDGSINEQELRRYVDWLIERGVHGLYPNGSTGEFTRFTPEERRRIVAVIADQTRGRVPILAGAAEANVKETLAACEYYASLGVRAVAIVAPFYYKLSPASVYAYFREIGINTPVDVTLYNIPMFASPIDVPTVQRLSEECERIVAIKDSSGEIPHMIRMIQAVRPNRPDFAFLTGWDAALMPMLLVGCDGGTNASSGVVPELTRKLYDTTLNGDLDSARRLQYDLVRLFDAMIYSAEFPEGFRAAVGLRGFNMGHGRQPMSSEQRTDLATLSNELQCHLAAHGFTDQPVGGCPTDTNAVMTDPAEVSAIVQNVLAELKRRGL, from the coding sequence ATGCCGCATCAACGTCTTCAGGGTATTTTCACTCCCAATCTCGTCCCGTATACATCGGACGGTTCTATCAATGAGCAGGAACTTCGCCGATATGTCGACTGGCTGATTGAGCGGGGCGTTCACGGTCTGTACCCAAATGGTTCCACCGGAGAGTTTACACGTTTTACCCCGGAGGAACGTCGGCGAATCGTTGCCGTTATTGCCGACCAGACACGGGGTCGCGTGCCCATTCTTGCCGGGGCAGCCGAAGCCAATGTGAAGGAAACACTCGCTGCCTGCGAATATTATGCGTCGTTAGGAGTTCGGGCCGTCGCGATCGTGGCTCCGTTTTACTACAAACTTTCGCCGGCTTCCGTTTATGCTTATTTCAGAGAAATCGGTATCAACACTCCCGTAGACGTCACACTCTACAATATCCCGATGTTCGCCAGCCCGATTGATGTTCCTACAGTTCAGCGATTGTCGGAAGAGTGCGAGCGAATCGTTGCAATCAAGGATTCATCCGGTGAGATTCCGCATATGATCCGGATGATCCAGGCCGTGCGGCCGAATCGACCGGACTTTGCGTTTCTTACCGGATGGGATGCAGCTCTGATGCCCATGCTGCTTGTCGGCTGCGACGGCGGAACCAACGCCAGCTCCGGCGTTGTCCCGGAGCTCACACGAAAACTGTACGACACGACACTAAACGGCGATCTTGACTCAGCACGTCGTCTGCAGTACGACTTGGTGCGTCTGTTTGACGCCATGATCTATTCGGCCGAATTTCCGGAAGGATTTCGGGCAGCGGTGGGACTGCGAGGCTTCAACATGGGACACGGCAGACAGCCGATGTCGTCAGAACAACGAACCGATTTAGCAACACTCAGCAACGAACTACAGTGTCATCTAGCAGCTCACGGATTTACCGATCAGCCCGTCGGGGGCTGTCCGACCGATACAAATGCGGTGATGACCGACCCCGCAGAAGTATCGGCCATCGTGCAAAACGTGCTTGCTGAACTAAAACGTCGAGGACTGTAG